In Littorina saxatilis isolate snail1 linkage group LG8, US_GU_Lsax_2.0, whole genome shotgun sequence, a single genomic region encodes these proteins:
- the LOC138974237 gene encoding uncharacterized protein isoform X1 gives MPFTGSNNEPLIVKSVFFWTISLLFWQLNTSVKAVRMYPCDTSGYYDVVENSTITFHCDQYTGAVEWRYRAPASPSAGRFSTCNATWCTPPFFYAFTSTYISASNNSFSSNLTIRDVRVAGGEYICSVKSCKLHIIVPAVLSKPTSAFTRTDQGYTIQCHADITQVYSSRGLYSCVCQVGINTQSVTPNLLPSPIDTNNTSDRAGSCDVILPFLIDTGAYDCSVAVSPGNTQASSETFQIVRPSQPVLSCPSDPVPENSTVTCTCSTDNIGQPGGRLRLYTGTNNNFDTEVISGAYDVSSLTMTWRVTRSDHDVRQFRCVNNWSVNVTAQDDFTVTVATSPSMVNLTLNSQSGLLQVKEKQSLTVGFICTASGAPPPNLLLTTEDGKEVARLRGIGLVRQSRLLHTLSLSGARCEDSAVYTCTADNGVGQPVSSSAALRVLCTMRVITSSFTSVGDDVPLLTFEGHQGQLGFQVITMETPNAASFLFLGPSLNSSSQPPRLGLLSAECTMTSVAYKSNCVITASNVTEQDTGYYTVSLATHNETVTVTFSLKQSENMSPESSDSDTLGFAAGVGVGISVMVFFDVVAAAIWFGRRREKLQCAGKTAAAETETVQRGRSTNSGIGLSTDVSDAQVGNDPYDQLKQDEIGLRSIYEVVGQGSRMSGATPISDADGYEIPVHMSESNAPARQRVYNT, from the exons CCGTAAGAATGTACCCCTGTGACACCTCAGGCTATTATGATGTTGTGGAGAACAGCACTATCACCTTTCACTGTGACCAGTACACTGGGGCCGTTGAGTGGAGGTACCGAGCACCGGCCAGTCCCTCCGCCGGTCGGTTTAGTACCTGCAATGCAACATGGTGCACGCCTCCGTTCTTCTACGCCTTCACAAGTACCTACATCTCGGCTTCCAACAACAGCTTTTCCAGCAACCTGACTATCCGAGACGTGAGGGTTGCTGGTGGGGAGTACATATGTTCAGTCAAGAGCTGCAAACTACATATCATTG TACCAGCTGTATTGTCAAAACCAACGAGTGCCTTTACGAGAACAGACCAGGGGTACACAATACAATGTCACGCTGACATCACACAAGTCTACTCTTCAAGGGGGCTCTATTCGTGTGTGTGCCAG GTAGGAATAAACACCCAGAGCGTCACACCAAACCTGCTGCCATCCCCTATTGACACCAATAACACGTCAGACAGGGCCGGGAGTTGTGACGTCATTTTGCCGTTTCTTATTGACACCGGTGCCTACGACTGCAGCGTGGCAGTGTCTCCTGGCAACACACAGGCCTCCAGTGAAACTTTTCAAATAG TGCGCCCCTCACAACCAGTGCTGAGCTGCCCCAGTGACCCAGTTCCCGAGAACAGCACTGTCACCTGCACGTGCAGCACAGACAACATCGGACAGCCCGGGGGACGACTCAGGTTGTACACAGGGACCAACAACAACTTTGACACGGAAGTCATCAGCGGTGCTTATGACGTCAGCAGCCTGACAATGACGTGGCGGGTGACACGGAGTGACCATGACGTCAGACAATTCCGTTGCGTTAACAACTGGTCCGTGAACGTTACAGCTCAAGACGACTTCACTGTTACTGTTGCAA CGTCTCCTTCCATGGTTAATTTGACGCTGAACTCACAATCTGGGCTGCTTCAAGTGAAGGAAAAGCAGTCTCTTACAGTGGGATTTATATGCACTGCTTCGGGGGCACCTCCGCCTAACCTGCTTCTG ACTACAGAAGATGGCAAGGAAGTTGCCAGACTGAGGGGCATAGGCCTTGTCCGACAGTCCCGACTGCTCCACACCCTGTCGCTGTCCGGTGCACGATGCGAGGACAGTGCCGTGTACACGTGCACAGCGGACAATGGCGTCGGTCAGCCAGTGTCCAGTTCTGCTGCTCTGCGAGTTCTCT GTACTATGCGAGTAATAACGAGCAGCTTCACCTCAGTGGGGGACGATGTTCCGCTCCTCACATTTGAAGGTCACCAAGGTCAGCTGGGATTCCAGGTCATCACTATGGAAACGCCCAATGCTGCCAGCTTCTTGTTCCTGGGACCGAGTTTAAATAGTTCTTCTCAACCGCCGAGACTGGGTCTTCTAAG TGCGGAATGCACAATGACCAGTGTCGCCTACAAGTCAAATTGCGTCATCACTGCATCAAACGTCACTGAACAAGATACCGGGTACTACACCGTCTCACTGGCCACCCACAATGAAACTGTCACTGTCACCTTTAGTCTCAAACAAAGTG AGAACATGTCTCCAGAAAGCTCCGACTCGGACACGTTAGGTTTCGCAGCCGGTGTTGGTGTGGGGATTAGTGTGATGGTTTTCTTTGACGTCGTGGCAGCAGCGATTTGGTTTGGTCGACGTCGGGAAAAATTGCAATGTGCAG GCAAAACGGCCGCAGCTGAAACAGAGACAGTTCAAAG AGGACGCAGCACTAATTCTGGAATTGGGCTGTCCACTGATGTCTCCGATGCGCAAG TGGGCAATGACCCGTACGATCAGCTGAAGCAGGACGAGATTGGCCTCAGATCTATTTACGAGGTCGTCGGACAAGGTTCACGGATGAGCGGAGCAACACCGATCTCAG ATGCTGACGGGTACGAGATACCTGTACATATGTCAGAGAGCAATGCCCCAGCAAGACAAAGGGTTTATAATACGTGA
- the LOC138974237 gene encoding uncharacterized protein isoform X2, with product MPFTGSNNEPLIVKSVFFWTISLLFWQLNTSVKAVRMYPCDTSGYYDVVENSTITFHCDQYTGAVEWRYRAPASPSAGRFSTCNATWCTPPFFYAFTSTYISASNNSFSSNLTIRDVRVAGGEYICSVKSCKLHIIVPAVLSKPTSAFTRTDQGYTIQCHADITQVYSSRGLYSCVCQVGINTQSVTPNLLPSPIDTNNTSDRAGSCDVILPFLIDTGAYDCSVAVSPGNTQASSETFQIVRPSQPVLSCPSDPVPENSTVTCTCSTDNIGQPGGRLRLYTGTNNNFDTEVISGAYDVSSLTMTWRVTRSDHDVRQFRCVNNWSVNVTAQDDFTVTVATSPSMVNLTLNSQSGLLQVKEKQSLTVGFICTASGAPPPNLLLTTEDGKEVARLRGIGLVRQSRLLHTLSLSGARCEDSAVYTCTADNGVGQPVSSSAALRVLCTMRVITSSFTSVGDDVPLLTFEGHQGQLGFQVITMETPNAASFLFLGPSLNSSSQPPRLGLLSAECTMTSVAYKSNCVITASNVTEQDTGYYTVSLATHNETVTVTFSLKQSENMSPESSDSDTLGFAAGVGVGISVMVFFDVVAAAIWFGRRREKLQCAGKTAAAETETVQRGRSTNSGIGLSTDVSDAQDADGYEIPVHMSESNAPARQRVYNT from the exons CCGTAAGAATGTACCCCTGTGACACCTCAGGCTATTATGATGTTGTGGAGAACAGCACTATCACCTTTCACTGTGACCAGTACACTGGGGCCGTTGAGTGGAGGTACCGAGCACCGGCCAGTCCCTCCGCCGGTCGGTTTAGTACCTGCAATGCAACATGGTGCACGCCTCCGTTCTTCTACGCCTTCACAAGTACCTACATCTCGGCTTCCAACAACAGCTTTTCCAGCAACCTGACTATCCGAGACGTGAGGGTTGCTGGTGGGGAGTACATATGTTCAGTCAAGAGCTGCAAACTACATATCATTG TACCAGCTGTATTGTCAAAACCAACGAGTGCCTTTACGAGAACAGACCAGGGGTACACAATACAATGTCACGCTGACATCACACAAGTCTACTCTTCAAGGGGGCTCTATTCGTGTGTGTGCCAG GTAGGAATAAACACCCAGAGCGTCACACCAAACCTGCTGCCATCCCCTATTGACACCAATAACACGTCAGACAGGGCCGGGAGTTGTGACGTCATTTTGCCGTTTCTTATTGACACCGGTGCCTACGACTGCAGCGTGGCAGTGTCTCCTGGCAACACACAGGCCTCCAGTGAAACTTTTCAAATAG TGCGCCCCTCACAACCAGTGCTGAGCTGCCCCAGTGACCCAGTTCCCGAGAACAGCACTGTCACCTGCACGTGCAGCACAGACAACATCGGACAGCCCGGGGGACGACTCAGGTTGTACACAGGGACCAACAACAACTTTGACACGGAAGTCATCAGCGGTGCTTATGACGTCAGCAGCCTGACAATGACGTGGCGGGTGACACGGAGTGACCATGACGTCAGACAATTCCGTTGCGTTAACAACTGGTCCGTGAACGTTACAGCTCAAGACGACTTCACTGTTACTGTTGCAA CGTCTCCTTCCATGGTTAATTTGACGCTGAACTCACAATCTGGGCTGCTTCAAGTGAAGGAAAAGCAGTCTCTTACAGTGGGATTTATATGCACTGCTTCGGGGGCACCTCCGCCTAACCTGCTTCTG ACTACAGAAGATGGCAAGGAAGTTGCCAGACTGAGGGGCATAGGCCTTGTCCGACAGTCCCGACTGCTCCACACCCTGTCGCTGTCCGGTGCACGATGCGAGGACAGTGCCGTGTACACGTGCACAGCGGACAATGGCGTCGGTCAGCCAGTGTCCAGTTCTGCTGCTCTGCGAGTTCTCT GTACTATGCGAGTAATAACGAGCAGCTTCACCTCAGTGGGGGACGATGTTCCGCTCCTCACATTTGAAGGTCACCAAGGTCAGCTGGGATTCCAGGTCATCACTATGGAAACGCCCAATGCTGCCAGCTTCTTGTTCCTGGGACCGAGTTTAAATAGTTCTTCTCAACCGCCGAGACTGGGTCTTCTAAG TGCGGAATGCACAATGACCAGTGTCGCCTACAAGTCAAATTGCGTCATCACTGCATCAAACGTCACTGAACAAGATACCGGGTACTACACCGTCTCACTGGCCACCCACAATGAAACTGTCACTGTCACCTTTAGTCTCAAACAAAGTG AGAACATGTCTCCAGAAAGCTCCGACTCGGACACGTTAGGTTTCGCAGCCGGTGTTGGTGTGGGGATTAGTGTGATGGTTTTCTTTGACGTCGTGGCAGCAGCGATTTGGTTTGGTCGACGTCGGGAAAAATTGCAATGTGCAG GCAAAACGGCCGCAGCTGAAACAGAGACAGTTCAAAG AGGACGCAGCACTAATTCTGGAATTGGGCTGTCCACTGATGTCTCCGATGCGCAAG ATGCTGACGGGTACGAGATACCTGTACATATGTCAGAGAGCAATGCCCCAGCAAGACAAAGGGTTTATAATACGTGA